The Carassius gibelio isolate Cgi1373 ecotype wild population from Czech Republic chromosome B14, carGib1.2-hapl.c, whole genome shotgun sequence genome has a segment encoding these proteins:
- the LOC127971200 gene encoding platelet-derived growth factor receptor beta, which produces MKSFSRSQLTAMTTGLLLLCLGSSGLELSPSVSPVILSINSSFSITCSGSNNVTWRFKREERVPEFHVEKTSSSSSSVLRLEQVTWRHTGVYVCSENGTNETREVAVFVPDPEVWFLENDHLMVTKTREEGTIPCLVTNPLINVMLYESDSERTVEGSYNPSVGFTAVLEDRTYKCKGELNGEEKETIPFYVFSIFAPEALDPYINASKTVLKKGETLNVNCTVHGVELVYFSWDFPHKDLGDIEPLTDILSTTSMRSCLNITDVSLARSGQYVCHVHEGVLNQRASASINITVLEKGFVALSSHLGRNVSAQLGENVELKVEIQAYPKPSVQWSKDGAPIRGHSTRQEQETGFVSTLTLVRIRLEQMGLYTVRVHNQDDFKEMSFDLEVKVPPQITELSDHQLPGKKHAVTCVAEGVPSPSIQWFSCDRMPKCSNRSVAWSPLVEEPEKVSIHTNVSYNITRKIHQVHSQVTLLRPQLLTIRCEARNERGARARDIRLVHSTLFSQVAVLAAVLALVVIVIISIIILIAVWRKKPRYEIRWKVIESVSLDGHEYIYVDPIHLPYDLAWEMPRDSLVLGRTLGSGAFGRVVEATAYGLGRSQSTTKVAVKMLKSTARRSETQALMSELKIMSHLGPHLNIVNLLGACTKHGPLYLVTEYCRYGDLVDYLHRNKHSFLQYYADKNHISNGSQISNDSDVPTGKEYVSFGSECDGGYMDMTKDKQTEYVPMQELTDTIKYADIQPSPYESPYQQDIYQEQGHRVDRSLVISDSPLLSYTDLVGFSYQVAKGMEFLASKNCVHRDLAARNVLICEGKLAKICDFGLARDIMHDNNYISKGSTFLPLKWMAPESIFHNLYTTLSDVWSYGILLWEIFTLGGTPYPDLPMNELFYSALKRGYRMAKPSYASEDIYEVMRKCWDEKYEKRPEFSFLVHTMGNMLSDGYKKKYSQVSDSFLKSEHPAVARVKPRVPSPFPNAFPSSDLIPNPTPRPQVDGEPHNEYIIPIPDPKPEEETQDGPVLMEIPSSSFSSDEETVSMETPSTEPEREDLLPDHSGSPEVEESFL; this is translated from the exons ATGAAGAGTTTCAGCCGGTCCCAGCTGACTGCCATGACAACAG GTTTGCTCCTGCTCTGTCTGGGTAGCTCAGGTCTGGAGCTCAGTCCCAGCGTCTCTCCGGTCATCCTCTCCATCAACTCCTCCTTCAGCATCACTTGCTCTGGCTCGAATAATGTCACCTGGCGCTTCAAGCGGGAGGAGAGAGTTCCAGAGTTCCATGTCGAGAAGACAAGCTCCTCCTCCTCCAGCGTTCTCCGTCTGGAGCAGGTGACGTGGAGACACACGGGCGTTTATGTGTGTTCGGAGAACGGGACAAATGAGACCAGAGAGGTGGCAGTCTTCGTACCCG ATCCTGAGGTGTGGTTCCTGGAGAACGATCATTTAATGGTTACTAAGACGAGAGAAGAAGGCACTATCCCTTGTCTGGTGACAAACCCCTTGATAAACGTCATGCTGTATGAGAGTGACTCAGAGAGAACGGTGGAGGGTTCATACAACCCCAGCGTGGGCTTCACCGCCGTCCTGGAGGACAGAACCTACAAATGCAAAGGAGAGCTAAACGGAGAGGAGAAAGAGACCATCCCCTTCTACGTCTTCAGTATATTTG CTCCCGAGGCTCTGGACCCCTACATCAACGCCTCCAAAACGGTCCTGAAAAAGGGCGAGACGCTGAACGTCAACTGCACCGTTCACGGCGTGGAGCTCGTCTACTTCTCCTGGGACTTTCCCCACAAAGAC CTGGGGGACATTGAGCCCTTGACTGACATCCTGTCGACAACGAGCATGCGGTCCTGTCTCAACATCACAGACGTGTCTCTGGCCAGATCAGGACAGTATGTTTGTCACGTGCATGAGGGAGTGCTGAACCAGAGAGCTTCAGCCAGTATTAACATCACTGTACTGG AGAAAGGATTCGTGGCTCTTTCTTCACATCTGGGCAGGAACGTCTCGGCACAGCTCGGAGAAAACGTGGAGCTGAAGGTGGAGATCCAGGCGTATCCCAAACCCAGCGTGCAGTGGAGTAAAGACGGCGCTCCTATCAGAGGACACAGCACCAGACAGGAGCAAGAGACCGG GTTTGTCAGCACACTGACCCTGGTCAGGATCCGGCTGGAGCAGATGGGCCTCTACACCGTCAGAGTCCACAACCAAGATGACTTTAAAGAGATGAGCTTTGACCTAGAGGTCAAAG TTCCTCCTCAGATAACTGAACTCTCTGACCATCAGCTGCCGGGTAAGAAGCACGCGGTCACCTGTGTGGCGGAGGGAGTGCCGTCTCCCAGCATCCAATGGTTCAGCTGTGACCGCATGCCCAA GTGCAGTAACAGAAGTGTGGCGTGGAGCCCCCTGGTGGAGGAGCCTGAGAAAGTCAGCATCCACACTAACGTCAGCTACAACATCACGCGCAAGATCCACCAGGTGCACAGTCAGGTGACTCTTCTCCGGCCGCAGCTGCTCACCATCCGCTGCGAGGCCCGCAACGAGAGAGGAGCCCGAGCCCGAGACATCAGACTGGTCCACAGCA CGTTGTTTTCTCAGGTGGCCGTTCTCGCCGCAGTCTTAGCACTGGTGGTCATCGTCATCATctccatcatcatcctcatcgctGTGTGGAGGAAG AAGCCGCGCTATGAAATCAGGTGGAAGGTGATCGAATCGGTCAGTTTGGATGGACACGAGTACATCTACGTCGACCCGATTCACCTGCCCTATGACCTGGCCTGGGAGATGCCACGGGACAGTCTGGTGCTGG GTCGGACACTTGGATCTGGAGCATTTGGGCGTGTTGTTGAGGCGACGGCGTACGGTCTCGGCCGTTCCCAGTCCACCACTAAAGTGGCAGTGAAGATGCTGAAAT CGACGGCTCGGAGGAGCGAGACTCAAGCTCTGATGTCTGAACTCAAGATCATGAGTCATCTGGGTCCTCACCTCAACATCGTCAACCTGCTGGGCGCCTGCACCAAACACG GTCCGCTGTATCTGGTGACAGAATACTGCCGCTATGGGGATCTGGTTGACTATCTGCACAGGAACAAGCACAGCTTCCTCCAGTACTACGCCGACAAGAACCACATCTCCAACGGCAGCCAGATCAGTAACGACAGCGATGTGCCGACCGGGAAAGA ATACGTGTCGTTTGGCAGCGAGTGTGATGGAGGATATATGGACATGACCAAAGACAAGCAGACTGAATACGTGCCGATGCAGGAGCTCACGGACACCATCAAGTACGCAGATATCCAGCCATCACCCTACGAGTCTCCTTACCAGCAAGACATCTACCAGGAGCAAG GTCACAGGGTGGACCGGTCTCTGGTCATCAGTGATTCTCCGCTTCTCAGCTACACTGATCTCGTGGGTTTCAGTTATCAGGTGGCCAAAGGCATGGAGTTCTTGGCCTCGAAGAAC tgtgtGCATCGGGATCTGGCAGCTAGAAACGTCTTGATCTGTGAGGGCAAACTGGCCAAGATCTGTGACTTTGGACTGGCCAGAGACATCATGCACGACAACAACTACATCTCCAAAGGCAGC ACGTTTCTTCCTCTGAAGTGGATGGCGCCGGAGAGCATCTTTCATAACCTGTACACCACGCTGAGTGACGTCTGGTCCTACGGCATCTTACTGTGGGAGATTTTCACTCTGG GAGGAACCCCGTATCCAGACCTGCCCATGAACGAGTTGTTTTACAGCGCTCTGAAGAGAGGATACCGCATGGCCAAACCCTCGTACGCCTCCGAGGACAT TTATGAGGTTATGAGGAAATGTTGGGATGAGAAGTACGAGAAGCGTCCCGAGTTCTCCTTTCTGGTGCACACCATGGGGAACATGCTGTCAGACGGATATAAAAAG AAATACTCTCAGGTCAGCGACAGCTTTCTGAAGAGTGAACACCCCGCGGTGGCCCGTGTGAAGCCGCGGGTCCCGTCTCCGTTCCCCAACGCCTTTCCATCCTCCGATCTGATCCCAAACCCCACCCCGCGCCCGCAGGTCGACGGAGAGCCACACAACGAGTACATCATCCCCATCCCCGATCCCAAACCAGAGGAGGAGACCCAGGACGGGCCGGTGCTGATGGAAATCCCCTCGAG CTCGTTTAGTTCTGATGAGGAGACGGTGTCCATGGAAACCCCGAGCACCGAGCCTGAGCGCGAGGATCTGCTTCCAGATCATTCTGGAAGTCCAGAGGTGGAGGAGAGCTTCCTGTGA